The following are encoded in a window of Geotrypetes seraphini chromosome 5, aGeoSer1.1, whole genome shotgun sequence genomic DNA:
- the B3GALT1 gene encoding beta-1,3-galactosyltransferase 1: protein MASKVSCLYVLTVVCWASALWYLSVTRPTSSYTGSRSFSSASVVRKNISFSNIRTRPINPHSFEFLINEPDKCEKNGPFLVILISTTHKEFDARQAIRETWGDESNFKGIKIVTLFLLGKNADPVLNQMVEQESQIFHDIVVEDFIDSYHNLTLKTLMGMRWVATFCSKAKYVMKTDSDIFVNMDNLIYKLLKPTTKPRRRYFTGYVINGGPIRDVRSKWYMPRDLYPESNYPPFCSGTGYIFSADVAELIYKTSLHTRLLHLEDVYVGLCLRKLGIHPFQNSGFNHWKMAYSLCRYRRVITVHQIGPEEMHRIWNDMTSKKHLRC, encoded by the coding sequence ATGGCTTCAAAGGTTTCCTGCTTATATGTTTTGACAGTTGTTTGCTGGGCAAGTGCTCTTTGGTACTTAAGCGTAACTCGCCCGACTTCCTCATACACGGGCAGCAGATCATTTAGCAGCGCATCCGTAGTGAGAAAGAACATCTCTTTCAGCAATATAAGAACTCGACCTATAAATCCACATTCTTTTGAATTCCTCATCAATGAGCCTGACAAGTGTGAGAAGAATGGGCCTTTCTTAGTCATTCTGATCAGCACAACCCACAAAGAATTTGATGCACGGCAAGCAATCCGAGAAACGTGGGGAGATGAAAGCAACTTCAAGGGCATCAAAATTGTTACCCTCTTTCTTCTGGGCAAAAATGCCGACCCTGTTCTAAACCAGATGGTTGAGCAAGAAAGTCAAATTTTTCATGACATTGTTGTGGAGGACTTTATTGATTCTTACCACAATCTCACCCTTAAAACTTTGATGGGCATGAGATGGGTGGCCACATTTTGCTCAAAAGCAAAGTATGTGATGAAAACAGACAGTGATATATTTGTAAATATGGACAACCTGATTTATAAGCTACTAAAACCCACCACAAAGCCAAGAAGAAGGTATTTCACTGGTTATGTTATCAATGGAGGACCAATAAGAGACGTTCGCAGCAAATGGTACATGCCTCGAGACTTGTATCCTGAGAGTAATTATCCACCATTCTGTTCAGGCACAGGCTACATATTTTCCGCCGATGTAGCAGAACTTATTTACAAAACATCCCTCCACACCAGGCTTCTGCATCTTGAAGATGTATATGTGGGGCTTTGCCTTCGGAAACTTGGCATTCATCCTTTTCAAAATAGTGGTTTTAATCACTGGAAAATGGCATATAGCTTGTGTAGATACCGCAGAGTCATAACAGTGCATCAGATAGGCCCTGAAGAAATGCACAGAATTTGGAATGACATGACAAGCAAAAAACATCTCAGATGTTAA